A region of Deinococcus rubellus DNA encodes the following proteins:
- a CDS encoding glycosyltransferase, translating into MKILYIMHVEWGWIKQRPHFIAEELSKSHHVRVYYQKMYSRFKRSENVSGIKRSAFFTIPKKSNIFLGIVNNVILKIFFYTIIKLGKYNFIYVTHPDQLMYLPELTIPVIYDCMDDHSSFGDLGKDGDLKRNEIELFSKADLVLFSSFYLKEKNEMYVDQKKTELLFNGISERLKEIMRDNKGEKILLIKNIFYIGTIAEWFDFSAIELILERCPSVRFTIIGPADIKLPDLGDRVLYMGPVDHSQLNKIVEDADVFIMPFVLNELIRSVDPVKMYEYISFCRPIISIHYEELDKFSGFVNFYKDRDQLAIICDLINSSSLEGYSREQAGSFISKSTWAKRVERRLGVYIKNKRFYE; encoded by the coding sequence ATGAAAATATTGTACATAATGCATGTAGAATGGGGATGGATCAAGCAGAGGCCGCATTTTATCGCTGAAGAATTGAGTAAAAGTCATCACGTGCGAGTATATTATCAGAAAATGTATTCACGATTTAAAAGAAGTGAAAATGTGTCTGGAATAAAAAGGTCAGCCTTTTTTACAATACCTAAAAAATCGAACATTTTTTTGGGTATTGTAAATAATGTCATCCTTAAAATTTTTTTTTATACTATTATCAAACTTGGGAAATATAACTTTATATATGTCACACATCCAGATCAACTAATGTACCTGCCTGAACTCACGATACCTGTAATATATGACTGTATGGACGATCACAGTTCATTTGGAGATCTTGGCAAAGATGGTGATTTGAAGAGAAATGAAATCGAATTATTTTCAAAAGCTGATTTAGTATTATTTAGTAGTTTTTATCTAAAAGAAAAGAATGAAATGTATGTTGATCAGAAGAAGACGGAGCTTCTGTTCAATGGTATATCAGAAAGACTTAAAGAGATTATGAGAGATAATAAAGGGGAAAAGATTTTATTAATAAAAAACATATTTTATATAGGAACGATAGCGGAGTGGTTTGATTTCTCAGCCATAGAACTTATCCTTGAAAGGTGTCCGTCTGTAAGATTTACGATCATTGGGCCTGCTGACATCAAATTGCCAGATTTAGGAGATCGAGTGTTATATATGGGTCCTGTAGATCACTCTCAATTGAATAAAATTGTGGAGGATGCAGATGTGTTCATCATGCCTTTCGTATTGAATGAACTTATACGTTCAGTTGACCCTGTGAAAATGTATGAATATATATCATTTTGCAGGCCTATAATTTCTATACACTATGAAGAATTGGATAAGTTTTCCGGTTTCGTCAATTTTTATAAAGATAGAGACCAGCTTGCTATTATATGCGATTTGATAAATAGTTCTTCGCTTGAAGGTTATAGTAGAGAACAAGCGGGGAGTTTCATATCTAAATCTACGTGGGCGAAAAGAGTGGAGAGAAGATTAGGTGTTTACATAAAGAATAAGAGGTTTTATGAGTAA
- a CDS encoding O-antigen polymerase produces the protein MINLSLLYQIYKLYGDAYNIFHYGGSTFYTQSIQEKSLQYINILAKFNYIAPNFLIPLIFKFEKRFLFVIMPFLILQGAFAVLYGTRIVIMTTILTILIAYTYRIKIDLKNATLIFATLLLVGVAVISGQSIRQNVSFGSGLTEVKRYYSTSLNNGSSVIENNLITQKLFWTLRPVLSIPFLPKATGFINMYEKLFGKLQIRNRKEDFSYAAKLGFDPAYNTFSSFGYAYLDLGRGGIFLLLLGWLTIQYIYIRARSGQILYLIIFPAFYISMLDQLRTYWFFSESNMYSLLSGIFILSLIKLASLHSKNKIYDQEKDI, from the coding sequence ATGATTAACCTATCTCTACTATATCAAATATATAAGCTTTATGGAGACGCATATAATATATTTCACTATGGAGGATCTACTTTTTATACACAGAGTATTCAAGAAAAATCCCTTCAGTATATCAATATTCTCGCTAAATTTAATTATATTGCGCCGAATTTTTTAATTCCCCTTATATTTAAATTTGAGAAACGTTTTTTATTTGTCATCATGCCCTTCTTGATTCTTCAGGGTGCTTTTGCCGTTCTATATGGAACTAGGATAGTGATAATGACGACAATTCTCACTATTTTGATAGCATATACGTATCGTATAAAAATAGATTTAAAAAATGCGACACTGATTTTTGCTACTTTACTTTTGGTCGGAGTTGCAGTCATCTCAGGGCAATCTATACGTCAAAATGTAAGCTTCGGTTCAGGATTAACCGAAGTTAAGAGATATTATTCAACATCTCTTAATAATGGCTCTAGTGTGATAGAAAATAATTTAATAACTCAGAAGCTGTTCTGGACTCTGCGTCCTGTCTTAAGCATCCCCTTTCTGCCAAAGGCTACTGGTTTTATTAATATGTATGAGAAACTATTTGGAAAATTGCAGATCCGAAATAGAAAAGAAGATTTTTCTTATGCAGCTAAATTAGGATTTGACCCGGCATATAATACTTTTTCGAGTTTTGGATATGCATATTTAGATTTAGGACGAGGCGGCATATTCCTCCTATTATTGGGCTGGTTGACAATACAGTATATTTATATAAGAGCTAGGAGTGGTCAAATTCTGTATCTAATTATATTTCCAGCGTTTTATATTTCCATGTTGGATCAATTGAGAACTTATTGGTTTTTTTCAGAAAGTAATATGTATTCACTCCTCTCTGGAATTTTCATCCTCAGTCTAATCAAGCTGGCGAGTCTACATTCAAAGAATAAAATTTACGACCAGGAAAAAGATATTTGA
- a CDS encoding glucose-1-phosphate thymidylyltransferase, translating into MKGIIPAAGLGTRLRPLTFTRPKPVLNVAGKPIIIHAIETLRAAGIDEIAVIVSDLTRTEIEYTLKDLSGPDLTLIDQHQQLGLGHAVSMARNWANGESVCVYLGDNLFEFGVGSFARQFEAERPDALIALVEVADPSAFGVARLDGERIVELIEKPKTPVSNLAVAGAYFFSNRIFEALSDLPPSPRGEYEITDAIQRLITEGGVVLGQRVQGWWKDTGKPIDLLDANRLLLERLETHIEGQVVNSRLSGRVQLPASARVINSKIVGPVLIGEDVTIENAYVGPFTSIGRGSLIRNAEVEHSVIEALAQIENVDIRLQDCLLGVRARVSGGRRIPRTLKLTLSDASEVELT; encoded by the coding sequence ATGAAAGGCATCATTCCAGCAGCGGGCCTGGGCACACGGCTGCGGCCCCTGACGTTTACCCGGCCCAAACCCGTCCTCAACGTGGCGGGCAAACCGATCATCATTCACGCCATCGAAACACTGCGGGCGGCAGGCATTGACGAGATCGCAGTGATCGTCTCGGATCTGACCCGCACCGAGATCGAATACACCCTCAAGGACCTCAGCGGACCAGATTTGACATTGATCGACCAGCACCAGCAGCTTGGGCTGGGCCACGCGGTCAGCATGGCACGCAACTGGGCCAACGGCGAGAGCGTCTGCGTGTATCTGGGAGACAACCTTTTTGAATTCGGGGTTGGCAGTTTCGCCCGGCAATTTGAAGCCGAGCGGCCCGACGCATTGATCGCGCTGGTCGAGGTGGCCGACCCCAGCGCCTTCGGGGTGGCGCGGCTGGACGGCGAGCGGATCGTCGAGCTGATCGAGAAGCCCAAAACGCCAGTCAGCAACCTGGCAGTGGCCGGGGCTTACTTCTTCTCGAACCGAATTTTCGAGGCGCTCAGCGATCTGCCGCCCTCACCACGCGGCGAGTACGAGATCACCGACGCCATTCAGCGTCTGATCACCGAGGGCGGCGTGGTACTGGGGCAGCGGGTGCAAGGCTGGTGGAAGGATACCGGCAAGCCCATAGACCTGCTCGACGCCAACCGCTTGCTGCTGGAGCGGCTCGAAACGCACATCGAGGGCCAGGTCGTCAACTCACGCCTGAGTGGGCGGGTGCAACTTCCTGCCTCAGCCCGCGTGATCAACAGTAAGATCGTCGGCCCGGTGCTGATCGGTGAGGACGTGACCATCGAGAACGCCTACGTGGGGCCGTTCACCAGCATCGGGCGCGGCAGTCTCATTCGCAACGCCGAGGTAGAGCACAGCGTCATCGAAGCGCTGGCACAGATCGAGAATGTGGATATCCGGCTACAAGACTGCCTGCTCGGCGTGCGCGCCAGGGTCAGTGGCGGGCGGCGCATCCCCCGCACCCTGAAACTTACCCTGTCGGACGCCAGCGAGGTCGAGCTGACTTAA
- the acs gene encoding acetate--CoA ligase, with amino-acid sequence MTSHTTSSNIDNVLHETRVIEPPAQFAAAANLSREDYERLYRQSLDDPDTFWAEVAGELTWMQPWTQVLDWQEPHVKWFVGGQTNIAYNALDRQVALGRGDKRAFIWEGEDGEVRTFTYAELLREVKRAANMLISLGVQSGDRVTLYLPLIPEAAIAMLACARIGAVHSVVFGGFSVSALSDRLNDAQSKLLITADAGYRKGALVPLKANADAAAQNVPSLEHMLVVCRADCDAAMQPGRDVWWHDALAAASDGHQAASLDSEHPLFILYTSGSTGKPKGVLHTTGGYMVAASMTMQTAFDLKEDDVFWCTADVGWVTGHSYTVYGPLLRGATAVMYEGAPNHPDWGRFWQIVEKHKVSILYTAPTAIRSFMRQGDGYPNRSDLSSLRLLGSVGEPINPEAWMWYFRVIGGERCPVIDTWWQTETGTIMLTTLPGAFPGKPGSAGLPMFGVEPAIVTREGTELGPDEGGYLIIKRPWPSMLRTVYGDDERYRKTYWGEIPHVYFAGDGARRDADGYITVVGRVDDVLNVSGHRLGTMEIESVLVAHPSVSEAAVVGRPDDLKGEGVVAFVTPQSGYVLDPAAIRAHITREIGALARPDAIVVADALPKTRSGKIMRRFLRQIAAGKEIQGDTSTLEDPSVLERLQAADLL; translated from the coding sequence ATGACCAGCCACACCACGTCCAGCAACATTGACAACGTTCTCCACGAAACCCGAGTGATCGAGCCGCCCGCCCAGTTTGCCGCCGCCGCCAATCTCAGCCGCGAGGACTATGAGCGTCTCTACCGCCAGAGCCTTGACGATCCCGACACCTTCTGGGCCGAGGTGGCGGGTGAGCTGACCTGGATGCAGCCCTGGACGCAGGTTCTCGACTGGCAGGAGCCGCACGTGAAATGGTTCGTGGGTGGCCAGACCAACATCGCTTATAACGCCCTGGACCGTCAGGTGGCGCTGGGGCGCGGCGACAAACGGGCCTTCATCTGGGAAGGTGAGGACGGCGAGGTGAGGACCTTCACCTATGCTGAACTGCTGCGCGAGGTCAAGCGGGCGGCCAATATGCTGATCTCGCTGGGGGTGCAATCCGGCGACCGGGTCACGCTGTACCTGCCGCTGATTCCCGAAGCGGCGATTGCCATGCTGGCCTGCGCCCGCATCGGGGCGGTGCACAGCGTGGTGTTCGGGGGCTTCTCGGTCTCGGCGCTGTCGGACCGGCTCAACGACGCCCAGAGCAAGCTGCTGATCACGGCGGACGCGGGCTACCGCAAGGGCGCGCTGGTGCCGCTCAAGGCCAACGCCGACGCGGCGGCCCAGAACGTGCCCAGTCTGGAACATATGCTGGTGGTCTGCCGTGCCGATTGCGACGCTGCTATGCAGCCGGGGCGGGACGTGTGGTGGCACGATGCCCTGGCCGCCGCCAGTGACGGGCACCAGGCCGCCTCTCTGGACAGTGAGCATCCGCTGTTTATCCTCTACACCTCCGGCAGCACCGGCAAGCCCAAAGGTGTGCTGCACACGACGGGCGGCTACATGGTCGCCGCGTCCATGACCATGCAGACGGCCTTTGACCTCAAGGAAGACGACGTGTTCTGGTGTACGGCGGACGTGGGCTGGGTCACCGGCCACAGCTACACCGTTTACGGCCCGCTGCTGCGCGGCGCGACGGCCGTGATGTACGAGGGCGCGCCCAACCATCCGGACTGGGGCCGCTTCTGGCAGATCGTCGAGAAGCACAAGGTCAGCATCCTCTACACCGCGCCCACCGCCATCCGCTCGTTCATGCGCCAGGGGGACGGGTACCCCAACCGCTCCGACCTCTCCAGCTTGCGCCTGCTGGGCAGCGTGGGCGAGCCGATCAACCCGGAGGCCTGGATGTGGTACTTCCGCGTCATCGGCGGCGAGCGCTGCCCGGTCATCGACACCTGGTGGCAGACTGAAACCGGCACCATCATGCTGACCACCCTGCCCGGCGCATTTCCCGGCAAGCCCGGCAGCGCAGGTCTTCCGATGTTCGGTGTCGAACCCGCCATCGTGACCCGCGAGGGAACCGAACTCGGTCCCGACGAGGGCGGCTACCTGATCATCAAGCGGCCCTGGCCCAGCATGCTCCGCACCGTCTACGGCGACGACGAGCGCTACCGCAAGACCTACTGGGGCGAAATTCCGCACGTGTACTTTGCCGGGGACGGTGCGCGCCGGGACGCCGACGGCTACATCACCGTGGTGGGCCGGGTGGACGATGTGCTGAACGTGTCGGGTCACCGCCTGGGCACCATGGAGATCGAATCGGTGCTGGTGGCCCATCCCAGCGTGTCCGAGGCCGCTGTGGTGGGCCGCCCCGACGACCTCAAAGGCGAGGGCGTGGTGGCCTTCGTGACCCCCCAGAGCGGCTACGTCCTCGACCCGGCAGCGATCCGCGCCCACATCACCAGGGAAATCGGCGCGCTGGCCCGCCCCGACGCCATCGTCGTGGCCGACGCGCTGCCCAAGACCCGCAGCGGCAAGATCATGCGCCGCTTCCTGCGCCAGATCGCGGCAGGAAAGGAAATTCAGGGCGACACCAGCACCCTGGAAGATCCGAGCGTGCTGGAGCGGCTCCAGGCGGCCGACCTGCTTTGA
- a CDS encoding glycosyltransferase family 2 protein — MDNKKMKRSIIIPILNPDSYVEQLLLKMQRVYESENPIFLDSSSKNRSLLDLMPRDTMIHKIERKDFNHGATRNLGARLAAEQSAEILVFMTQDALPANERWLEELTAPIVSGESVATFARQLPRPGASLLEQFSRYFNYPESSRLRSQSDIERLGVKAFFFSNVCSAVRADVFWEVGGFPEDVIMNEDMTLAAKLLRAGHTIKYVAESEVIHSHDYTLKQQFRRNFDVGAFFADAGTLLAGAHVGSEGLRFVREQMRYVLQHGRAELLGLVVLEAATKFTAFQLGKRHALLPLRVKKKLSMHSYHWDQHRETL, encoded by the coding sequence ATGGATAATAAGAAAATGAAAAGATCTATTATTATTCCGATATTAAATCCAGATTCATATGTAGAGCAATTGTTGTTAAAAATGCAGAGAGTTTATGAGTCCGAAAACCCAATATTTTTAGATTCCTCATCCAAGAACAGAAGCTTGCTAGATTTAATGCCAAGAGATACGATGATCCATAAAATTGAGAGAAAAGATTTTAACCATGGTGCAACGCGTAACTTGGGTGCGCGTTTAGCCGCAGAACAAAGCGCAGAGATTCTTGTCTTCATGACTCAGGACGCTCTGCCTGCCAACGAACGCTGGCTAGAGGAACTCACGGCTCCCATTGTTTCCGGCGAGTCGGTTGCCACCTTCGCCCGGCAGTTGCCCAGGCCCGGCGCTTCTCTACTGGAACAGTTCTCGCGCTATTTCAATTATCCGGAGAGTAGCCGCTTACGAAGCCAGTCCGATATAGAGCGGCTGGGGGTTAAGGCATTCTTCTTCTCCAATGTCTGTTCAGCCGTGCGGGCTGATGTGTTCTGGGAAGTGGGTGGATTTCCCGAAGACGTCATCATGAACGAAGATATGACCCTGGCCGCTAAACTGCTGCGCGCGGGACATACCATCAAATATGTAGCCGAATCGGAAGTGATTCATTCGCACGATTACACCCTCAAGCAACAGTTTCGTCGCAACTTCGATGTTGGCGCTTTTTTTGCCGACGCCGGTACATTGCTGGCTGGCGCGCATGTTGGCAGCGAAGGTCTGCGCTTCGTGCGCGAGCAGATGCGCTACGTGTTGCAGCATGGCAGGGCTGAGCTGCTCGGGTTGGTGGTCCTGGAAGCGGCCACCAAGTTCACGGCTTTTCAACTGGGCAAGCGCCATGCCCTCTTGCCGCTTCGTGTCAAAAAGAAATTGAGTATGCACAGTTATCATTGGGACCAGCACAGGGAGACTCTATGA
- a CDS encoding lipopolysaccharide biosynthesis protein, which yields MIPLIGFPILVRKLGLQSYGEMIIHLLIWQSVCMILDYNYNSLGVQKVLACDGNERRIVSLNLFLSKIYLFSLGIIIFLLASVFYFYNEEKLFIVFGIAYLFGYLMTNQMWFSVNEKFYLLAFINFISKFVFLIGIFAFISDLRSVLMIQALSLLISGFLSVFITKYPREFSISDTMYRDGFLFLKETYPAFSANFSGYILSNVPLYLGPMLLSPSNFGIYSLIDRIVRVFLAVYSAINQVLFRKTLSMVLLGISQLREYILRILVLIVPLYILICGFGILVSIYVSPLLFHVNLKNYLPYFVQLSAWSIFSVVNSILGYHYLQSLQKYREYGNIMAVSLILTILFTYLFGKLYAIGGMVSGMVLSEVIILFILLHIYVTKRGI from the coding sequence GTGATTCCGCTCATCGGATTTCCAATTCTTGTAAGAAAATTAGGTCTACAGTCGTACGGCGAAATGATTATCCATTTATTGATCTGGCAGAGTGTTTGTATGATATTGGACTATAATTACAACAGCTTAGGTGTTCAGAAAGTTTTAGCATGTGATGGCAATGAGCGCCGGATAGTTAGCCTGAATCTTTTTTTGTCTAAGATATATTTATTCTCATTAGGTATTATTATATTTCTATTAGCAAGTGTCTTTTATTTCTATAATGAAGAGAAATTATTTATAGTATTTGGAATAGCTTATCTGTTTGGATACTTGATGACTAATCAAATGTGGTTTTCTGTGAACGAGAAATTCTATCTTCTGGCATTCATAAATTTTATCTCTAAATTTGTATTTCTAATTGGAATTTTCGCGTTTATTTCTGATCTGCGCTCTGTTCTGATGATTCAAGCATTATCTTTATTAATATCTGGATTCCTATCTGTTTTTATCACCAAATATCCGAGAGAATTTTCTATTAGTGACACTATGTACAGAGACGGTTTTCTGTTTTTAAAAGAGACATATCCTGCCTTTTCAGCTAACTTCTCTGGTTATATTCTATCCAATGTCCCTCTCTATTTGGGGCCTATGCTGCTCAGTCCTTCTAATTTTGGAATCTATTCGCTTATAGATAGAATTGTCAGAGTTTTTTTAGCCGTTTATTCTGCTATCAATCAAGTTTTGTTTCGTAAAACTCTATCGATGGTATTGTTGGGAATATCTCAATTGAGAGAGTATATTTTGAGAATTTTGGTATTAATTGTTCCTTTATATATTTTAATTTGTGGTTTTGGTATTTTAGTCTCAATTTACGTGTCTCCCTTGTTATTCCATGTTAACCTAAAAAATTATCTACCCTATTTTGTGCAATTATCTGCTTGGTCTATTTTTTCTGTAGTAAATAGCATTTTGGGCTATCATTATCTGCAATCCCTGCAGAAATACAGAGAATACGGTAATATAATGGCAGTTTCTTTGATTCTGACGATTTTGTTCACCTATTTATTTGGAAAATTATACGCAATAGGAGGAATGGTTTCTGGGATGGTTTTATCTGAAGTAATCATTCTATTCATTCTACTGCATATATACGTGACTAAGAGGGGAATATGA
- a CDS encoding glycosyltransferase family 2 protein: protein MSKIDIIIATFNGENYLREQLDSIINQSIHDFKIYVNDDQSSDGTGKLLKEYESSIESTSYIKCGGAKENFSHLLNLSTGDYVLCSDQDDIWLENRIEKLIKYIKFYENVFGEDMPLLVHTDLILINHAGEKISPSLWRYQNLNPTWGDSFNLLITQNVITGCAMVVNRALLDKALPIPSDAVMHDWWLGLVACSFGKIIWVDEPSVFYRQHGYNEIGAKEFNTKYLFRQLIMNKRHFLHRKSLISKQALAFSERYKDEPQAEIAYTFSQLQHMSYTKRITCILNEGFLKIGLFRNLAWIIRK from the coding sequence ATGAGTAAAATAGATATTATTATAGCGACCTTTAATGGTGAAAATTATCTAAGGGAACAACTTGACAGCATCATCAATCAATCGATCCACGATTTTAAGATATACGTGAATGATGATCAATCTTCCGATGGAACTGGAAAATTGCTTAAAGAATATGAAAGTTCGATTGAATCTACCAGTTATATTAAATGCGGCGGCGCAAAAGAAAATTTCTCCCACCTATTGAATTTATCGACTGGTGACTATGTTCTCTGTTCGGATCAAGACGATATCTGGCTGGAAAACAGAATAGAAAAATTGATCAAGTATATAAAATTTTATGAAAACGTATTTGGAGAAGATATGCCTTTACTAGTGCACACAGATCTAATACTTATTAACCATGCGGGAGAAAAAATCTCTCCCTCTTTATGGAGATATCAAAATTTAAATCCTACCTGGGGAGACTCATTTAACTTATTGATTACACAGAATGTTATAACGGGTTGTGCCATGGTGGTTAACCGTGCTCTTTTAGATAAAGCCCTTCCTATACCAAGCGATGCGGTAATGCATGATTGGTGGCTCGGATTGGTAGCTTGCAGTTTTGGCAAGATTATATGGGTAGATGAACCAAGTGTATTCTATAGACAACATGGGTATAATGAAATTGGAGCTAAAGAATTCAATACAAAATATCTATTTAGGCAATTAATAATGAATAAAAGGCATTTTTTGCACAGGAAATCACTAATCTCTAAACAGGCATTGGCTTTTTCGGAGCGCTATAAAGATGAACCTCAAGCGGAGATAGCTTACACTTTCTCTCAATTACAACACATGTCTTATACTAAGCGCATTACATGTATACTGAATGAGGGGTTCTTGAAGATTGGCCTATTTCGTAACTTAGCATGGATAATAAGAAAATGA
- the wbaP gene encoding undecaprenyl-phosphate galactose phosphotransferase WbaP, producing the protein MGLHTPSAPTVPTSSRGVTLVRRGLSQGLALVLSDILSAGLCFGIGHFLLGLFGIAGARKETLAIWLCVWLAWRFYQGLYPGYGRSPQTELRLHTVSTIQVMLVQLAGALALERLTISVSGVVVVWLLILLMALPLRYGTRELLVRSGNFGRPISIIGAGQTATLIIAHLQAHPAFGLNPLAAYDDNPALHGNELHGVPVLGPIEQALTDPLTEQALISIPGARAEVQQKLVNTVYAAFPVTWVIPDLFGVPNQALELHNIGTMATLEIRNNLRSQRARAVKRSIDLLMSVVGTIAIFPILLLIAVTIKLDSPGPAMYRARRLGRNGKLFDCFKFRSMYRDADVRLKGVLDADPVLRAEFEATHKIKDDPRVTRVGSFLRKTSLDEFPQLLNVIMGQMSLVGPRPIVEAEVVKYGAVYGVYRQVRPGITGYWQVSGRSDTSYRERVNMDNFYITNWTPWLDIVILMQTIRVVLIGEGAY; encoded by the coding sequence ATGGGCCTGCACACGCCGAGCGCGCCCACTGTCCCGACCTCAAGCCGTGGCGTGACGCTGGTGCGGCGCGGTCTATCACAGGGGTTGGCGCTTGTGCTCAGCGATATCCTTAGTGCCGGACTGTGCTTCGGAATCGGCCATTTTTTGCTCGGGCTGTTCGGTATTGCTGGTGCAAGGAAGGAAACTCTGGCGATCTGGTTGTGCGTCTGGCTGGCTTGGCGGTTCTACCAGGGCCTTTATCCTGGCTATGGGAGGTCACCGCAGACTGAACTCCGTCTCCATACCGTGAGTACCATCCAGGTGATGTTGGTGCAACTGGCAGGTGCATTGGCGCTCGAACGGCTGACGATCAGTGTCAGTGGCGTGGTCGTTGTGTGGTTACTGATTTTGCTGATGGCTCTGCCGCTGCGCTACGGCACGAGAGAACTGCTGGTGAGATCGGGGAACTTCGGACGGCCGATCAGTATTATTGGTGCGGGGCAGACGGCCACCCTGATCATCGCCCACCTTCAGGCCCATCCGGCGTTTGGCCTGAATCCACTCGCTGCCTACGACGACAACCCAGCGCTCCACGGCAACGAATTGCATGGCGTACCCGTTCTCGGTCCTATAGAGCAGGCGCTGACCGACCCGCTGACTGAACAGGCATTGATCTCGATTCCTGGTGCCCGCGCCGAGGTTCAGCAGAAACTAGTCAATACGGTTTATGCTGCTTTTCCTGTCACTTGGGTCATTCCCGATCTGTTCGGTGTGCCCAATCAGGCGCTCGAACTGCACAACATTGGCACAATGGCCACGCTGGAGATTCGGAATAATTTGCGAAGCCAGAGGGCCAGGGCAGTCAAACGCAGCATCGATTTGCTGATGTCTGTGGTGGGAACAATTGCTATTTTCCCAATTCTGCTGCTCATCGCTGTAACCATTAAACTCGACAGTCCGGGTCCAGCCATGTACCGGGCGCGCCGCCTGGGGCGTAATGGCAAGCTCTTCGACTGCTTCAAGTTCAGGAGTATGTACCGTGATGCAGATGTCAGGCTAAAAGGGGTGCTGGATGCTGATCCAGTTCTCAGGGCTGAATTTGAAGCCACCCATAAAATCAAGGACGATCCACGGGTAACAAGGGTCGGCAGCTTTCTGCGGAAGACGAGTCTGGATGAATTTCCGCAGCTTCTCAATGTTATTATGGGACAAATGAGTCTGGTCGGGCCGCGTCCTATTGTTGAGGCTGAGGTAGTGAAGTATGGTGCAGTTTATGGCGTGTACAGGCAGGTCCGACCTGGTATAACCGGATACTGGCAAGTCAGTGGCAGAAGCGATACTAGTTATAGAGAGCGAGTGAACATGGACAATTTCTACATAACGAACTGGACACCTTGGCTAGATATAGTCATCTTGATGCAGACAATTCGGGTTGTATTGATAGGAGAGGGCGCATATTGA